In Arachis hypogaea cultivar Tifrunner chromosome 17, arahy.Tifrunner.gnm2.J5K5, whole genome shotgun sequence, a single window of DNA contains:
- the LOC112766784 gene encoding floral homeotic protein DEFICIENS — translation MARGKIQIKRIENTTNRQVTYSKRRNGLFKKANELTVLCDAKVSIIMFSSTGKLHEYISPSIATKQFFDQYQMTVGIDLWNSHYEHMQENLRKLKDVNRNLRQEIRQRMGDCLNDLGIEELKLLEEEMDKASKVIRERKYKMITNQIDQHRKKFNNEKEVHNRLLRDLDARAEDPRYGLVDNGEYESVIGFSNLGPRMFALSLQPSHPNAHSGGTAASDLTTYPLLF, via the exons ATGGCTCGAGGGAAGATCCAGATCAAGAGGATAGAGAACACTACCAACAGGCAAGTCACATACTCCAAACGACGCAATGGACTTTTCAAGAAGGCCAATGAACTCACCGTTCTCTGCGATGCTAAGGTTTCTATAATCATGTTCTCTAGCACTGGCAAACTCCATGAGTACATTAGCCCCTCCATCGC AACTAAGCAGTTCTTCGATCAGTATCAGATGACCGTAGGAATTGATCTCTGGAACTCCCACTATGAG cATATGCAAGAAAACTTGAGGAAGCTGAAAGATGTAAACAGGAATCTTCGCCAGGAGATTAG GCAGAGGATGGGAGATTGTCTGAACGATCTGggcatagaagagcttaaactcCTTGAGGAAGAAATGGACAAGGCCTCTAAGGTTATTCGTGAGCGTAAG TACAAGATGATCACAAATCAGATTGACCAGCACAGGAAGAAG ttTAACAACGAGAAAGAAGTGCACAACAGACTCCTGCGTGATTTA GATGCAAGAGCAGAAGATCCACGTTATGGATTGGTGGATAATGGAGAGTATGAATCTGTCATAGGATTCTCAAATTTAGGTCCTCGTATGTTTGCATTGAGCCTACAACCTAGCCATCCTAATGCACATAGCGGAGGAACAGCAGCCTCTGATCTTACCACTTACCCTTTACTTTTCTAG